CCTCGGGCCCGCGGGCGAGCCGTTCCTCCGCCTCCTCCATGAGCGCGACGTCGCTTCCCGAAGCCACGTAAGCCGCCCGCGCCAGCGCGGCCTGAGCCGCAGCGTCCCACCCCACCACCGCAGCGGCCAGCCCGGCCAGGATATGCGCCTCGGCATCGTCGCCTCGCTCTTCGGCCGCCTGGATGAGCGCTTCGGCTGCTGCCTCGAGCATGTCCAGCTCCGCGTACATGAGCCCGAGCAGCAGGCGGGTCCAGGCGTCATCCGGCGCCAGATCGAGTGCGGCCTCGAGCTCCTCCGCGGCCGCCTCGAGCTCGCCCTTCAGCGCCAGCGCGATCCCCAGTTCGCCGTGCACAGTGGGATCCTGCGGCGCGAGCTCCAGCGCCGCGTGCAGGTGGTGCATCGCCTCCTCGAACAGCCCCTCGCGGGCGAGGTAGGAGCCGTACTGCAGCCGGGCCATGGGCACGTCCGGACCAGTCAGCGCTGCAGCGCGCAGCGCCGCCTCCGCGTCCGGGTCATCGAAGGTGGCCAGTCCCGAGCCGGCCAGCGCCAGCAGGTGGGGGTCCGCCGGATCCTGGGCCAGGCAGCGGCGGAAGTACTCGTACGCCGTCCCCTCATTGCCCATCTCCCGCTCGGCGAGGCCCAGCCAGCCCAGCAGGTAGGGGTCCTCGGGCTCGGCCTCGAGCGCTTCGAGCAGGAGGTCCGACATCTCGTGCCAGCGCCCCTCGTCCCCCAGCGCCAGCGCCCGGCTCAGCACCTGCTCCAGCTCGGTCATTCGCCACTAGGCTCCAAATTTCGCCAGCCGACCGGCGTGCGCCAGCACCACGGTCATGAGGTAGTGTGCGGGCAACAATCCCAGCTCACCCGAGCGGCACGCGGTCTCACCGAAGGCGTGCGCATCGCTGCCGCGCGCCCAGCGCGAGGCGAGCAGCACCGGCACAGGGTGCCACGAGTGTGCGCGATATCGCGCGGGCGTAGAATGATCGCCGGTCACGACCAGTACGTCCGGCCGCAGCGCCTGGATCCGCGGCACCAGACGGTCCACGGCCTCTATGGCTGCAACCTTGGCGGCAAAGTCACCGTCCTCCCCCCGGGCATCGGCCGCCTTGAAGTGCAGGAAGTGGAAGTCGTAGCCGCTGTACTGCTGCTCGAGTGCGGCCACACTAGCCTCATCCGATTCCGGCACCGGCTGCACGTCCATTCCCAGCAGCCGCGCCACACCGCGGTACATGGGATAGCGTGCCAGCGCCACGGCCCGCAGCTTGTAGCGATCGGCGAGGGACGGGTAGCGCTGGTGCGCGGCAAAGCCGCGGGCCAGCACGGCGTTCGCCCGCGGCTCGTCCGAAAGCACGCTCTGCGCCTGGTCCAGCAGTTCCTGCACCAGCCGGGCAGTCGCCTCGGCGCCGTCCGCCAGTGGCCGCACATGCAGCGGCGGCACGCCCGTCTCCTGCGGGTCCGTGTCCGACAGCGCAGCGGACAGCTCCTCGCCCCGCAGGATGAGCGCGGCGCGGTGCTCCTTTTCCGGCTCGAAGAAGATTTCCGCGCCCGCCGGCGCCTGCACCCCAACCCTCAGCTTCGCCACCAGGCGCAGGCACTCCTCATCCGACGGGCGCCCCGCCCGCCGGTCGACGACCA
The Gemmatimonadota bacterium DNA segment above includes these coding regions:
- a CDS encoding 2,3-bisphosphoglycerate-independent phosphoglycerate mutase; protein product: MPMVLPDDLVEHGETRIVFVVLDGLGGLPDPETGRTELESAATPGLDALARSAALGLLEPVAPGITPGSGPGHLALFGYDPLRWSMGRGVLSALGVGFELREGDVAVRLNFATLDGDGLVVDRRAGRPSDEECLRLVAKLRVGVQAPAGAEIFFEPEKEHRAALILRGEELSAALSDTDPQETGVPPLHVRPLADGAEATARLVQELLDQAQSVLSDEPRANAVLARGFAAHQRYPSLADRYKLRAVALARYPMYRGVARLLGMDVQPVPESDEASVAALEQQYSGYDFHFLHFKAADARGEDGDFAAKVAAIEAVDRLVPRIQALRPDVLVVTGDHSTPARYRAHSWHPVPVLLASRWARGSDAHAFGETACRSGELGLLPAHYLMTVVLAHAGRLAKFGA
- a CDS encoding tetratricopeptide repeat protein; its protein translation is MTELEQVLSRALALGDEGRWHEMSDLLLEALEAEPEDPYLLGWLGLAEREMGNEGTAYEYFRRCLAQDPADPHLLALAGSGLATFDDPDAEAALRAAALTGPDVPMARLQYGSYLAREGLFEEAMHHLHAALELAPQDPTVHGELGIALALKGELEAAAEELEAALDLAPDDAWTRLLLGLMYAELDMLEAAAEALIQAAEERGDDAEAHILAGLAAAVVGWDAAAQAALARAAYVASGSDVALMEEAEERLARGPEAARSMLLDDLGPSVLRERLTQPL